A single Anopheles funestus chromosome 2RL, idAnoFuneDA-416_04, whole genome shotgun sequence DNA region contains:
- the LOC125763939 gene encoding protein transport protein Sec61 subunit alpha: MGIKFLEIIKPFCGILPEIAKPERKIQFREKVLWTAITLFIFLVCCQIPLFGIMSSDSADPFYWIRVILASNRGTLMELGISPIVTSGLIMQLLAGAKIIEVGDTPKDRALFNGAQKLFGMVITIGQAIVYVMTGMYGDPAEIGAGVCLLIIIQLFVAGLIVLLLDELLQKGYGLGSGISLFIATNICETIVWKAFSPATVNTGRGTEFEGAVIALFHLLATRQDKVRALREAFYRQNLPNLMNLLATVLVFAVVIYFQGFRVDLPIKSARYRGQYSSYPIKLFYTSNIPIILQSALVSNLYVISQMLAVKFHGNFLINLLGVWADVGGGGPARSYPIGGLCYYLSPPESLGHIVADPIHAVLYIVFMLGSCAFFSKTWIDVSGSSAKDVAKQLKEQQMVMRGHRENSMIHELNRYIPTAAAFGGLCIGALSVLADFMGAIGSGTGILLAVTIIYQYFEIFVKEQSEMGGMGTLLF; the protein is encoded by the exons ATGGGAA TAAAATTCCTGGAAATAATTAAACCATTCTGCGGCATACTGCCCGAAATTGCGAAACCCGAGCGAAAGATCCAGTTCCGCGAGAAGGTACTATGGACGGCCATCACGCTGTTTATTTTCCTCGTCTGCTGCCAGATCCCGCTGTTCGGTATTATGAGCTCGGATTCGGCCGATCCCTTCTACTGGATACGTGTCATTCTCGCCTCGAACCGTGGTACGCTGATGGAGCTGGGCATTTCGCCGATCGTAACGTCCGGCCTGATCATGCAGCTGCTGGCCGGTGCTAAAATCATCGAGGTCGGCGATACGCCCAAGGACCGGGCCCTGTTCAACGGTGCCCAGAAGCTGTTCGGTATGGTAATTACCATCGGGCAGGCAATCGTGTACGTAATGACGGGCATGTACGGCGATCCGGCCGAGATTGGTGCGGGCGTGTGTTTGCTCATTATCATTCAGCTGTTTGTGGCCGGTTTgattgtgctgctgctggacgaACTGCTGCAGAAGGGCTACGGGCTGGGCAGCGGTATTTCACTCTTCATTGCCACCAACATCTGCGAAACGATCGTATGGAAGGCGTTCTCGCCTGCCACCGTCAATACCGGCCGTGGAACCGAGTTCGAGGGTGCTGTCATTGCGCTGTTCCATCTGCTGGCCACACGCCAGGACAAAGTGCGAGCGCTCCGCGAAGCGTTCTACCGCCAGAACCTGCCCAACCTGATGAACTTGCTCGCTACGGTGCTCGTGTTTGCGGTGGTCATATACTTCCAGGGCTTCCGCGTGGATCTACCGATCAAGTCGGCCCGGTACCGCGGCCAGTACAGCAGCTACCCGATCAAGCTGTTCTACACGTCCAACATTCCGATCATTCTGCAGTCGGCACTCGTGTCCAATCTGTACGTCATCTCGCAAATGCTAGCCGTTAAGTTCCACGGCAACTTCCTAATCAATCTGCTCGGCGTGTGGGCCGACGTCGGTGGTGGCGGTCCTGCCCGCTCGTATCCGATCGGTGGGCTCTGTTACTACCTCTCACCACCGGAATCGCTTGGACACATCGTAGCGGATCCGATCCATGCCGTCCTGTACATCGTGTTCATGCTCGGTTCCTGTGCATTTTTCTCGAAGACGTGGATCGACGTGTCGGGCAGCTCGGCCAAGGATGTTGCTAAGCAGCTGAAGGAACAGCAGATGGTGATGCGAGGTCACCGTGAAAATTCGATGATTCACGAACTGAACCGCTACATCCCAACCGCAGCCGCATTCGGTGGACTGTGCATCGGTGCCCTGTCCGTGTTGGCCGATTTCATGGGAGCGATCGGTTCCGGTACCGGTATCCTTCTAGCCGTCACCATCATTTACCAGTACTTCGAAATCTTCGTTAAGGAGCAGTCCGAGATGGGTGGTATGGGCACGTTACTATTCTAG